In Astatotilapia calliptera chromosome 20, fAstCal1.2, whole genome shotgun sequence, one genomic interval encodes:
- the znf341 gene encoding zinc finger protein 341 isoform X2: MAQAIFEVLEGMDNQTVLAVQSLLDSQGGVPDPNNQNVSGTPTIQSMDDEDVFLCGKCKKQFNSLPAFMTHKREQCQSSTPSLSTVSLASTNAYTPVPSISSVPQTPANRQVSTYITVPPSPLTHTLVQGNVLVSDDILMSAISAFTSIDQPMAPMQTPIQSNLSMHTAGVSYLQHHHHHLHHLHQPQQQPPQQQQQQQQQQQQQQPPSHPLPPAQPTQQTLTSQVPASHSNSVVQVYSTLPHMVGGGGGGGGGAEIHTLGLQPFHPVQVPSQGVESHSFTTPPVYSPGKQGTKTKTCSITASMAELGDFEKVIVPKRPRNCKKSSDGVAEQLKGKGPKLKCNFCDKVFSKNFDLQQHIRSHTGEKPFQCIVCGRAFAQKSNVKKHMQTHKVWPMSVASTVSRLPITVKVVPVPPSEEEEGGEQQQESERDEDGMQETQTEEPTQAEAPGELEERVAEVRADPEGSQVEDVQSRQNQQCPAQTKQIVVIDSSYQCQFCASRFKTYFQLKSHLTQHKGEQVYKCVLKSCSQTFQILDQFLEHIRTHQEQLTYRCHLCSKVFPSLFELGLHQYSHSLCPQQNTRKEATVYRCVKCQSRYSTQEALEQHLLTASHSFPCPHCQKVFPCERYFRRHLPTHGVGGRFKCQICKKAFKTEHYLKLHTRIHSGEKPYKCSLCEATFNRKDKVKRHMLIHEPFKKYKCPFRTHVGCTKEFNRPDKLKAHILSHSGIKPYKCLFCQKAFSRRAHMLEHQQSHTDNYRFRCSTCNKGFTRQSYYRDHKCPAAGNELEAEMGTGEMEGDEVEEAEEKDGEDEQRRNGFTRKAKRTETGGDDGAVGNGINGIRQQVETHGEAGEERRNDEGCQAVLSISTIERQTKGEEEEDDGVNHGGGGLEQISSDDQSCLQQPCL, encoded by the exons ATGGCGCAGGCAATATTTGAGGTGCTGGAAG GCATGGACAATCAGACAGTGCTGGCAGTCCAGTCACTGCTAGACAGCCAAGGAGGTGTTCCTGACCCAAACAACCAAAACGTCTCTGGGACGCCAACAATCCAGTCTATGG ACGACGAAGACGTGTTCCTGTGTGGGAAGTGTAAAAAACAGTTCAACTCTTTGCCTGCTTTCATGACGCACAAGAGGGAGCAGTGCCAGTCTAGCACCCCTTCTCTGTCCACAGTGTCCTTGGCCTCCACCAATGCTTACACGCCTGTCCCGTCTATTAGTTCGGTACCGCAGACTCCTGCCAACAGACAG GTGTCCACCTACATCACAGTCCCTCCCTCCCCTTTGACGCACACTCTGGTCCAAGGCAACGTGCTCGTCAGCGATGACATCCTCATGTCTGCCATCTCAGCCTTCACCTCCATCGACCAGCCCATGGCCCCCATGCAGACTCCCATACAG AGTAACCTGAGCATGCACACAGCCGGTGTGTCCTACTTAcagcaccatcaccaccacctccaTCACCTTCATCAACCGCAGCAGCAGcccccgcagcagcagcagcaacaacaacaacaacagcagcagcagcagccgcccTCCCATCCCCTGCCACCTGCACAGCCCACCCAGCAGACACTCACTTCCCAGGTCCCGGCGAGCCACAGCAACTCAGTGGTGCAGGTGTACAGCACTCTGCCCCACATGGTCGGAGGTGGAGGGGGTGGCGGGGGTGGAGCTGAGATCCACACACTGGGTTTGCAGCCTTTCCATCCTGTGCAA GTGCCCAGTCAGGGTGTGGAGAGTCATTCGTTCACAACCCCTCCCGTGTACAGCCCCGGGAAGCAGGGCACCAAAACCAAGACCTGCAGCATCACTGCCAGCATGGCGGAGCTGGGTGACTTTGAAAAGGTTATCGTTCCCAAGCGACCGAGGAACTGTAAAAAAAGCTCAGATGGAGTCGCAG AGCAGCTCAAGGGAAAAGGTCCGAAGCTCAAATGTAACTTCTGTGACAAAGTCTTCTCGAAAAACTTTGATCTCCAGCAGCACATTAGGAG CCACACGGGAGAGAAACCGTTTCAGTGCATCGTCTGTGGCCGAGCCTTCGCGCAGAAGTCCAATGTGAagaaacacatgcagacacacaag GTGTGGCCTATGAGCGTGGCCAGCACTGTGTCTAGACTACCAATCACAGTAAAGGTGGTGCCAGTGCCCCCCAGTGAGGAAGAAGAAGGCGGGGAACAGCAGCAGGAAAGTGAGCGGGATGAGGACGGGATgcaggaaacacaaacagaggagCCAACGCAAGCAG AAGCACCTGGGGAGCTGGAGGAGAGAGTGGCCGAGGTTCGGGCTGATCCAGAGGGCAGCCAAGTGGAGGATGTGCAGAGCAGGCAGAACCAGCAGTGCCCGGCTCAGACCAAACAGATCGTGGTGATAGACAGCTCCTACCAGTGCCAGTTCTGCGCCAGCAGGTTTAAGACCTACTTCCAGCTCAAGTCCCACCTGACCCAACACAAGGGGGAGCAG GTTTATAAGTGTGTGTTAAAATCATGCTCCCAGACCTTCCAGATTCTGGATCAGTTTTTGGAACACATCCGGACGCACCAGGAGCAACTGACCTACCGCTGCCACCTGTGCAGCAAGGTGTTCCCCTCGCTCTTTGAGCTGGGACTCCACCAGTACTCCCATTCCCTCTGCCCGCAGCAAAATACACGCAAGGAGGCCACCGTGTACAG ATGTGTGAAATGCCAAAGCCGATATTCTACGCAAGAAGCGTTAGAGCAACACCTGCTAACTGCATCGCACAGCTTTCCCTGCCCACACTGTCAAAAG GTCTTCCCATGTGAAAGATACTTCAGACGCCACCTCCCCACTCACGGCGTTGGCGGCAGGTTCAAGTGTCAGATCTGCAAGAAGGCCTTTAAGACGGAGCACTACCTCAAACTGCACACACGGATTCACTCAG gtgaaaagcCATATAAATGTTCCCTCTGTGAGGCGACGTTCAACAGGAAAGACAAAGTGAAGCGACACATGCTCATTCATGAACCCTTTAAGAAATACAAGTGTCCTTTCAG GACACATGTCGGTTGCACCAAAGAATTCAACAGACCAGACAAACTCAAGGCCCACATCCTGTCACACTCTG GTATCAAGCCCTACAAGTGTCTGTTCTGTCAGAAGGCGTTCAGCCGCAGGGCTCACATGCTCGAGCATCAGCAGTCCCACACTGATAACTACCGCTTCCGTTGCTCCACCTGCAACAAGGGCTTCACCAGGCAGAGCTATTACAGAGATCACAAATGTCCTGCCGCAGGAAATGAGCTGGAAGCAGAAATGGGGACGGGAGAAATGGAGGGAGACGAGGtagaggaggctgaggagaagGACGGAGAGGATGAGCAGAGAAGAAACGGGTTTACGAGAAAAGCAAAAAGGACGGAGACAGggggagatgatggagcggtgGGCAATGGCATAAATGGCATCCGGCAgcaagtggaaacacatggggaggCGGGAGAGGAGAGAAGGAATGATGAGGGCTGTCAGGCTGTGCTGTCCATCAGCACCATCGAAAGGCAGACaaagggagaagaggaggaggatgacggGGTGAATCATGGTGGAGGAGGACTGGAGCAGATTTCAAGCGATGACCAAAGCTGTTTGCAGCAGCCATGTTTGTAG
- the znf341 gene encoding zinc finger protein 341 isoform X3 produces the protein MAQAIFEVLEGMDNQTVLAVQSLLDSQGGVPDPNNQNVSGTPTIQSMDDEDVFLCGKCKKQFNSLPAFMTHKREQCQSSTPSLSTVSLASTNAYTPVPSISSVPQTPANRQVSTYITVPPSPLTHTLVQGNVLVSDDILMSAISAFTSIDQPMAPMQTPIQSNLSMHTAGVSYLQHHHHHLHHLHQPQQQPPQQQQQQQQQQQQQQPPSHPLPPAQPTQQTLTSQVPASHSNSVVQVYSTLPHMVGGGGGGGGGAEIHTLGLQPFHPVQVPSQGVESHSFTTPPVYSPGKQGTKTKTCSITASMAELGDFEKVIVPKRPRNCKKSSDGVAAEQLKGKGPKLKCNFCDKVFSKNFDLQQHIRSHTGEKPFQCIVCGRAFAQKSNVKKHMQTHKVWPMSVASTVSRLPITVKVVPVPPSEEEEGGEQQQESERDEDGMQETQTEEPTQAEAPGELEERVAEVRADPEGSQVEDVQSRQNQQCPAQTKQIVVIDSSYQCQFCASRFKTYFQLKSHLTQHKGEQTFQILDQFLEHIRTHQEQLTYRCHLCSKVFPSLFELGLHQYSHSLCPQQNTRKEATVYRCVKCQSRYSTQEALEQHLLTASHSFPCPHCQKVFPCERYFRRHLPTHGVGGRFKCQICKKAFKTEHYLKLHTRIHSGEKPYKCSLCEATFNRKDKVKRHMLIHEPFKKYKCPFRTHVGCTKEFNRPDKLKAHILSHSGIKPYKCLFCQKAFSRRAHMLEHQQSHTDNYRFRCSTCNKGFTRQSYYRDHKCPAAGNELEAEMGTGEMEGDEVEEAEEKDGEDEQRRNGFTRKAKRTETGGDDGAVGNGINGIRQQVETHGEAGEERRNDEGCQAVLSISTIERQTKGEEEEDDGVNHGGGGLEQISSDDQSCLQQPCL, from the exons ATGGCGCAGGCAATATTTGAGGTGCTGGAAG GCATGGACAATCAGACAGTGCTGGCAGTCCAGTCACTGCTAGACAGCCAAGGAGGTGTTCCTGACCCAAACAACCAAAACGTCTCTGGGACGCCAACAATCCAGTCTATGG ACGACGAAGACGTGTTCCTGTGTGGGAAGTGTAAAAAACAGTTCAACTCTTTGCCTGCTTTCATGACGCACAAGAGGGAGCAGTGCCAGTCTAGCACCCCTTCTCTGTCCACAGTGTCCTTGGCCTCCACCAATGCTTACACGCCTGTCCCGTCTATTAGTTCGGTACCGCAGACTCCTGCCAACAGACAG GTGTCCACCTACATCACAGTCCCTCCCTCCCCTTTGACGCACACTCTGGTCCAAGGCAACGTGCTCGTCAGCGATGACATCCTCATGTCTGCCATCTCAGCCTTCACCTCCATCGACCAGCCCATGGCCCCCATGCAGACTCCCATACAG AGTAACCTGAGCATGCACACAGCCGGTGTGTCCTACTTAcagcaccatcaccaccacctccaTCACCTTCATCAACCGCAGCAGCAGcccccgcagcagcagcagcaacaacaacaacaacagcagcagcagcagccgcccTCCCATCCCCTGCCACCTGCACAGCCCACCCAGCAGACACTCACTTCCCAGGTCCCGGCGAGCCACAGCAACTCAGTGGTGCAGGTGTACAGCACTCTGCCCCACATGGTCGGAGGTGGAGGGGGTGGCGGGGGTGGAGCTGAGATCCACACACTGGGTTTGCAGCCTTTCCATCCTGTGCAA GTGCCCAGTCAGGGTGTGGAGAGTCATTCGTTCACAACCCCTCCCGTGTACAGCCCCGGGAAGCAGGGCACCAAAACCAAGACCTGCAGCATCACTGCCAGCATGGCGGAGCTGGGTGACTTTGAAAAGGTTATCGTTCCCAAGCGACCGAGGAACTGTAAAAAAAGCTCAGATGGAGTCGCAG CAGAGCAGCTCAAGGGAAAAGGTCCGAAGCTCAAATGTAACTTCTGTGACAAAGTCTTCTCGAAAAACTTTGATCTCCAGCAGCACATTAGGAG CCACACGGGAGAGAAACCGTTTCAGTGCATCGTCTGTGGCCGAGCCTTCGCGCAGAAGTCCAATGTGAagaaacacatgcagacacacaag GTGTGGCCTATGAGCGTGGCCAGCACTGTGTCTAGACTACCAATCACAGTAAAGGTGGTGCCAGTGCCCCCCAGTGAGGAAGAAGAAGGCGGGGAACAGCAGCAGGAAAGTGAGCGGGATGAGGACGGGATgcaggaaacacaaacagaggagCCAACGCAAGCAG AAGCACCTGGGGAGCTGGAGGAGAGAGTGGCCGAGGTTCGGGCTGATCCAGAGGGCAGCCAAGTGGAGGATGTGCAGAGCAGGCAGAACCAGCAGTGCCCGGCTCAGACCAAACAGATCGTGGTGATAGACAGCTCCTACCAGTGCCAGTTCTGCGCCAGCAGGTTTAAGACCTACTTCCAGCTCAAGTCCCACCTGACCCAACACAAGGGGGAGCAG ACCTTCCAGATTCTGGATCAGTTTTTGGAACACATCCGGACGCACCAGGAGCAACTGACCTACCGCTGCCACCTGTGCAGCAAGGTGTTCCCCTCGCTCTTTGAGCTGGGACTCCACCAGTACTCCCATTCCCTCTGCCCGCAGCAAAATACACGCAAGGAGGCCACCGTGTACAG ATGTGTGAAATGCCAAAGCCGATATTCTACGCAAGAAGCGTTAGAGCAACACCTGCTAACTGCATCGCACAGCTTTCCCTGCCCACACTGTCAAAAG GTCTTCCCATGTGAAAGATACTTCAGACGCCACCTCCCCACTCACGGCGTTGGCGGCAGGTTCAAGTGTCAGATCTGCAAGAAGGCCTTTAAGACGGAGCACTACCTCAAACTGCACACACGGATTCACTCAG gtgaaaagcCATATAAATGTTCCCTCTGTGAGGCGACGTTCAACAGGAAAGACAAAGTGAAGCGACACATGCTCATTCATGAACCCTTTAAGAAATACAAGTGTCCTTTCAG GACACATGTCGGTTGCACCAAAGAATTCAACAGACCAGACAAACTCAAGGCCCACATCCTGTCACACTCTG GTATCAAGCCCTACAAGTGTCTGTTCTGTCAGAAGGCGTTCAGCCGCAGGGCTCACATGCTCGAGCATCAGCAGTCCCACACTGATAACTACCGCTTCCGTTGCTCCACCTGCAACAAGGGCTTCACCAGGCAGAGCTATTACAGAGATCACAAATGTCCTGCCGCAGGAAATGAGCTGGAAGCAGAAATGGGGACGGGAGAAATGGAGGGAGACGAGGtagaggaggctgaggagaagGACGGAGAGGATGAGCAGAGAAGAAACGGGTTTACGAGAAAAGCAAAAAGGACGGAGACAGggggagatgatggagcggtgGGCAATGGCATAAATGGCATCCGGCAgcaagtggaaacacatggggaggCGGGAGAGGAGAGAAGGAATGATGAGGGCTGTCAGGCTGTGCTGTCCATCAGCACCATCGAAAGGCAGACaaagggagaagaggaggaggatgacggGGTGAATCATGGTGGAGGAGGACTGGAGCAGATTTCAAGCGATGACCAAAGCTGTTTGCAGCAGCCATGTTTGTAG
- the znf341 gene encoding zinc finger protein 341 isoform X1: MAQAIFEVLEGMDNQTVLAVQSLLDSQGGVPDPNNQNVSGTPTIQSMDDEDVFLCGKCKKQFNSLPAFMTHKREQCQSSTPSLSTVSLASTNAYTPVPSISSVPQTPANRQVSTYITVPPSPLTHTLVQGNVLVSDDILMSAISAFTSIDQPMAPMQTPIQSNLSMHTAGVSYLQHHHHHLHHLHQPQQQPPQQQQQQQQQQQQQQPPSHPLPPAQPTQQTLTSQVPASHSNSVVQVYSTLPHMVGGGGGGGGGAEIHTLGLQPFHPVQVPSQGVESHSFTTPPVYSPGKQGTKTKTCSITASMAELGDFEKVIVPKRPRNCKKSSDGVAAEQLKGKGPKLKCNFCDKVFSKNFDLQQHIRSHTGEKPFQCIVCGRAFAQKSNVKKHMQTHKVWPMSVASTVSRLPITVKVVPVPPSEEEEGGEQQQESERDEDGMQETQTEEPTQAEAPGELEERVAEVRADPEGSQVEDVQSRQNQQCPAQTKQIVVIDSSYQCQFCASRFKTYFQLKSHLTQHKGEQVYKCVLKSCSQTFQILDQFLEHIRTHQEQLTYRCHLCSKVFPSLFELGLHQYSHSLCPQQNTRKEATVYRCVKCQSRYSTQEALEQHLLTASHSFPCPHCQKVFPCERYFRRHLPTHGVGGRFKCQICKKAFKTEHYLKLHTRIHSGEKPYKCSLCEATFNRKDKVKRHMLIHEPFKKYKCPFRTHVGCTKEFNRPDKLKAHILSHSGIKPYKCLFCQKAFSRRAHMLEHQQSHTDNYRFRCSTCNKGFTRQSYYRDHKCPAAGNELEAEMGTGEMEGDEVEEAEEKDGEDEQRRNGFTRKAKRTETGGDDGAVGNGINGIRQQVETHGEAGEERRNDEGCQAVLSISTIERQTKGEEEEDDGVNHGGGGLEQISSDDQSCLQQPCL; the protein is encoded by the exons ATGGCGCAGGCAATATTTGAGGTGCTGGAAG GCATGGACAATCAGACAGTGCTGGCAGTCCAGTCACTGCTAGACAGCCAAGGAGGTGTTCCTGACCCAAACAACCAAAACGTCTCTGGGACGCCAACAATCCAGTCTATGG ACGACGAAGACGTGTTCCTGTGTGGGAAGTGTAAAAAACAGTTCAACTCTTTGCCTGCTTTCATGACGCACAAGAGGGAGCAGTGCCAGTCTAGCACCCCTTCTCTGTCCACAGTGTCCTTGGCCTCCACCAATGCTTACACGCCTGTCCCGTCTATTAGTTCGGTACCGCAGACTCCTGCCAACAGACAG GTGTCCACCTACATCACAGTCCCTCCCTCCCCTTTGACGCACACTCTGGTCCAAGGCAACGTGCTCGTCAGCGATGACATCCTCATGTCTGCCATCTCAGCCTTCACCTCCATCGACCAGCCCATGGCCCCCATGCAGACTCCCATACAG AGTAACCTGAGCATGCACACAGCCGGTGTGTCCTACTTAcagcaccatcaccaccacctccaTCACCTTCATCAACCGCAGCAGCAGcccccgcagcagcagcagcaacaacaacaacaacagcagcagcagcagccgcccTCCCATCCCCTGCCACCTGCACAGCCCACCCAGCAGACACTCACTTCCCAGGTCCCGGCGAGCCACAGCAACTCAGTGGTGCAGGTGTACAGCACTCTGCCCCACATGGTCGGAGGTGGAGGGGGTGGCGGGGGTGGAGCTGAGATCCACACACTGGGTTTGCAGCCTTTCCATCCTGTGCAA GTGCCCAGTCAGGGTGTGGAGAGTCATTCGTTCACAACCCCTCCCGTGTACAGCCCCGGGAAGCAGGGCACCAAAACCAAGACCTGCAGCATCACTGCCAGCATGGCGGAGCTGGGTGACTTTGAAAAGGTTATCGTTCCCAAGCGACCGAGGAACTGTAAAAAAAGCTCAGATGGAGTCGCAG CAGAGCAGCTCAAGGGAAAAGGTCCGAAGCTCAAATGTAACTTCTGTGACAAAGTCTTCTCGAAAAACTTTGATCTCCAGCAGCACATTAGGAG CCACACGGGAGAGAAACCGTTTCAGTGCATCGTCTGTGGCCGAGCCTTCGCGCAGAAGTCCAATGTGAagaaacacatgcagacacacaag GTGTGGCCTATGAGCGTGGCCAGCACTGTGTCTAGACTACCAATCACAGTAAAGGTGGTGCCAGTGCCCCCCAGTGAGGAAGAAGAAGGCGGGGAACAGCAGCAGGAAAGTGAGCGGGATGAGGACGGGATgcaggaaacacaaacagaggagCCAACGCAAGCAG AAGCACCTGGGGAGCTGGAGGAGAGAGTGGCCGAGGTTCGGGCTGATCCAGAGGGCAGCCAAGTGGAGGATGTGCAGAGCAGGCAGAACCAGCAGTGCCCGGCTCAGACCAAACAGATCGTGGTGATAGACAGCTCCTACCAGTGCCAGTTCTGCGCCAGCAGGTTTAAGACCTACTTCCAGCTCAAGTCCCACCTGACCCAACACAAGGGGGAGCAG GTTTATAAGTGTGTGTTAAAATCATGCTCCCAGACCTTCCAGATTCTGGATCAGTTTTTGGAACACATCCGGACGCACCAGGAGCAACTGACCTACCGCTGCCACCTGTGCAGCAAGGTGTTCCCCTCGCTCTTTGAGCTGGGACTCCACCAGTACTCCCATTCCCTCTGCCCGCAGCAAAATACACGCAAGGAGGCCACCGTGTACAG ATGTGTGAAATGCCAAAGCCGATATTCTACGCAAGAAGCGTTAGAGCAACACCTGCTAACTGCATCGCACAGCTTTCCCTGCCCACACTGTCAAAAG GTCTTCCCATGTGAAAGATACTTCAGACGCCACCTCCCCACTCACGGCGTTGGCGGCAGGTTCAAGTGTCAGATCTGCAAGAAGGCCTTTAAGACGGAGCACTACCTCAAACTGCACACACGGATTCACTCAG gtgaaaagcCATATAAATGTTCCCTCTGTGAGGCGACGTTCAACAGGAAAGACAAAGTGAAGCGACACATGCTCATTCATGAACCCTTTAAGAAATACAAGTGTCCTTTCAG GACACATGTCGGTTGCACCAAAGAATTCAACAGACCAGACAAACTCAAGGCCCACATCCTGTCACACTCTG GTATCAAGCCCTACAAGTGTCTGTTCTGTCAGAAGGCGTTCAGCCGCAGGGCTCACATGCTCGAGCATCAGCAGTCCCACACTGATAACTACCGCTTCCGTTGCTCCACCTGCAACAAGGGCTTCACCAGGCAGAGCTATTACAGAGATCACAAATGTCCTGCCGCAGGAAATGAGCTGGAAGCAGAAATGGGGACGGGAGAAATGGAGGGAGACGAGGtagaggaggctgaggagaagGACGGAGAGGATGAGCAGAGAAGAAACGGGTTTACGAGAAAAGCAAAAAGGACGGAGACAGggggagatgatggagcggtgGGCAATGGCATAAATGGCATCCGGCAgcaagtggaaacacatggggaggCGGGAGAGGAGAGAAGGAATGATGAGGGCTGTCAGGCTGTGCTGTCCATCAGCACCATCGAAAGGCAGACaaagggagaagaggaggaggatgacggGGTGAATCATGGTGGAGGAGGACTGGAGCAGATTTCAAGCGATGACCAAAGCTGTTTGCAGCAGCCATGTTTGTAG
- the e2f1 gene encoding transcription factor E2F1, translating to MSETLITGQTSEDLLADFETLLNSGSINLDEDHQIVIITSPSNEGLHPAPAPTSTGEILLFATPQGPADVGIQDKRRPSLGRPPVKRKLDLDSDHQYVSTTRPSTGQAPLSTPAPPRVPRTTAEKSRYDTSLNLTTKRFLDLLSQSADGVVDLNWASQVLDVQKRRIYDITNVLEGIQLISKKSKNNIQWLGNRIDAALVSRHKELQREVCDLTDAEEQLDELISKCNLQLRLLTEDPQNKKLGYVRCQDLRQSFDSPDQLVMVIRAPPETQMQVSEPSEGYQVSLKSTRGPIDVFLCPEDSSGVCSPVTGGSPSKPIADPSLVQPSTQPTDQSQPRTCSTALEVGLSSPASTSSTVTAVSQQDPSSLVLGGDTESILGGDPFSNLGDLPDFDLSPLSSTDFLNGEGLPLPLDGFINLSPPHSHDYHYGLEDHEGISELFDCDFGDLSQVLGDD from the exons ATGTCAGAGACTCTGATAACAGGGCAGACATCGGAGGATCTGTTAGCAGACTTTGAGACTTTGCTGAACTCTGGGAGTATCAACTTGGACGAGGACCACCAGATAGTGATTATCACCAGCCCCAGCAATGAAGGACTCCACCCAGCCCCTGCCCCGACGAGCACGGGGGAGATCCTGCTGTTCGCCACTCCGCAGGGCCCAGCTGACGTAGGGATCCAGGACAAGAGGAGACCGTCTCTGGGAAGGCCACCG GTAAAAAGGAAGTTGGACCTGGACAGTGACCATCAGTATGTCAGCACCACTCGACCTTCCACAGGCCAGGCACCGCTTTCCACTCCTGCTCCTCCCAGAG TTCCTCGGACCACGGCAGAGAAGTCTCGGTATGACACTTCTTTGAACCTGACCACCAAGCGCTTTCTGGACCTGTTGTCCCAGTCGGCCGACGGCGTGGTGGATCTGAACTGGGCGTCTCAGGTGCTCGATGTTCAGAAGAGACGCATCTACGACATAACCAATGTCCTGGAGGGGATCCAGCTCATCTCCAAGAAGTCAAAGAACAACATCCAGTGGCT CGGTAATCGCATTGATGCGGCTCTGGTTTCCCGCCATAAGGAGCTGCAGAGGGAGGTGTGTGACCTCACAGATGCTGAGGAGCAGCTGGATGAGCTCATTTCCAAATGCAATCTGCAGCTCAGATTGCTCACAGAGGACccacagaacaaaaa GTTGGGGTATGTGCGCTGTCAGGACTTGAGGCAGTCGTTCGATTCCCCCGACCAGCTGGTTATGGTGATCAGAGCTCCACCAGAAACCCAGATGCAAGTTTCAGAACCCTCTGAG GGTTACCAGGTGTCGCTGAAGAGCACGCGAGGTCCGATCGACGTCTTCCTCTGTCCAGAAGACAGCTCTGGCGTCTGCAGCCCTGTGACAGGAGGCAGTCCCTCTAAACCCATTGCCGACCCTTCCCTTGTTCAACCTTCCACACAACCCACCGACCAATCACAACCCAGAACCTGCTCAACAGCCCTGGAAGTGGGTTTATCATCTCCAGCATCCACATCATCCACTGTAACAGCAGTGTCGCAACAGGACCCCTCATCACTGGTGTTAGGTGGCGACACAG AATCCATCCTGGGAGGCGACCCATTCTCCAACCTTGGAGACCTACCTGATTTTGATCTCTCACCGCTCTCTTCTACGGACTTCCTGAACGGAGAGGGCCTTCCTCTCCCATTGGACGGTTTCATCAACTTGTCCCCCCCTCACAGTCACGACTACCACTATGGACTAGAGGACCATGAAGGCATCAGTGAACTGTTTGACTGTGACTTTGGTGACCTGTCACAAGTTTTGGGGGACGATTAG